A section of the Campylobacter lanienae NCTC 13004 genome encodes:
- the rpmB gene encoding 50S ribosomal protein L28 has translation MSKKCAITGKGPMVGNNVSHANNRTKRRFMPNLRTVRVTLEDGTTRKIKVAASTLRTMKKQSK, from the coding sequence ATGTCAAAAAAATGCGCTATTACAGGCAAAGGCCCTATGGTTGGAAACAATGTAAGCCACGCTAACAACAGAACAAAAAGAAGATTTATGCCAAACCTTCGCACAGTGCGTGTAACGCTAGAAGATGGAACAACTAGAAAGATTAAAGTTGCAGCTTCTACACTAAGAACTATGAAAAAACAATCAAAATAA
- a CDS encoding potassium channel family protein, which produces MSLIKKIKKFLNWADESKPEYNLNTELYQQLKAFRLPIIFVVLMMLFGTLGYMITTGFTLVDAIYQAGMTFTTVGFTEVSHINTAGRLFTILFILIGFGLFTFSLGLVIEVIKKGVLTKILKERSMIYKIARLKNHFVICYHNLYTIELSRQFRENHIPFVVIDSKEDLAQIAETYKYPYYIIDEPHTQSAILKSHLSSAKGLITLSPNIADNIALIATVRLYEKELGRVKPYFIMTNSDNDSDTQKLIKLGADSVVSPSKLVAQRISAMSVRPDMENILEQFLYKKDSPIDIEEIKVPEASWMRFKRIKETHLRKLTNADIVGITDQNSKFIPMPNGDTLIGTGSKLLVIGTAESIRATKRLVFSKYKPEELKYV; this is translated from the coding sequence ATGTCTTTGATAAAAAAGATTAAGAAATTCCTCAATTGGGCCGATGAGTCCAAACCTGAATACAATCTAAATACAGAACTCTATCAGCAGTTAAAAGCCTTTCGTCTCCCTATTATTTTTGTAGTTTTGATGATGCTTTTTGGGACGCTTGGCTATATGATTACTACTGGATTTACACTCGTTGATGCAATCTATCAAGCCGGAATGACATTTACCACTGTTGGTTTTACTGAAGTTTCGCACATTAATACTGCTGGACGCCTTTTTACAATACTTTTTATACTCATAGGATTTGGACTATTTACATTTTCTTTGGGTCTTGTAATTGAAGTTATCAAAAAAGGAGTCTTAACAAAGATCTTAAAGGAAAGAAGTATGATATATAAGATCGCAAGACTTAAAAATCACTTCGTTATCTGCTATCACAATCTCTATACTATTGAATTATCAAGACAATTTAGGGAAAATCATATTCCATTTGTGGTTATAGATAGCAAAGAGGATTTAGCTCAAATAGCTGAAACTTATAAATATCCATATTATATAATTGATGAACCTCACACTCAATCAGCAATCTTAAAATCCCATCTCTCAAGCGCCAAAGGATTAATCACCCTTAGCCCAAATATCGCTGATAATATCGCTTTGATAGCTACAGTTAGACTATATGAAAAGGAGCTTGGTAGAGTAAAGCCCTATTTTATTATGACAAATTCAGATAATGATAGCGATACTCAAAAGCTCATTAAGCTAGGTGCAGACTCGGTGGTTAGCCCATCTAAGCTAGTAGCGCAGCGAATTTCAGCTATGAGTGTTAGACCAGATATGGAGAATATATTAGAGCAGTTTTTATACAAAAAAGACTCTCCAATAGATATAGAAGAGATAAAGGTTCCTGAGGCTTCGTGGATGAGATTTAAAAGAATCAAAGAAACTCACCTAAGAAAGCTTACAAATGCCGATATCGTAGGAATCACAGATCAAAATAGTAAATTTATACCGATGCCAAATGGAGATACGCTAATTGGCACCGGCTCAAAGCTCTTAGTTATCGGTACAGCTGAGAGTATCAGAGCTACAAAGCGTTTAGTTTTTAGTAAATACAAACCAGAGGAGCTAAAGTATGTTTAA
- a CDS encoding methionine ABC transporter ATP-binding protein — MIEINNLSKSYGKNEILSGISTHIKKGEIFAIVGHSGAGKSTLLRCINGLESYQSGSLKVLGREINSLNENALRELRKDIGMIFQHFALMSRKTVFDNIAMPLRVWGYDEKAIKIRVDELLELIGLKDKSKSYPSQLSGGQKQRVAIARALALSPKILLSDEATSALDPNTTKQILSLLKEINERLGITIVLVTHEMEVVKSIANRAILLEQGLITNSGSIVELFLNPNKNMKNFLGEEEILPNTGVNIKIFFPPNVAMHSIITNMARELDIDFNIVWGKLEKLGGSVLGSLVINVEPKYELKVEEFIKNSGAPYEIIKGE; from the coding sequence ATGATAGAAATAAATAATTTAAGCAAAAGTTACGGCAAAAATGAAATTTTAAGTGGAATTTCAACTCATATCAAAAAAGGTGAAATCTTCGCTATCGTCGGTCATAGTGGTGCTGGCAAGAGCACACTTTTACGCTGTATAAATGGGCTTGAGAGTTATCAAAGTGGTAGCTTGAAGGTGCTAGGGCGTGAGATAAATTCATTAAATGAAAACGCTCTTAGAGAGCTTAGAAAAGATATCGGTATGATATTTCAACACTTTGCTTTAATGAGTAGAAAAACGGTTTTTGACAATATCGCTATGCCGCTGCGTGTGTGGGGCTATGATGAAAAAGCTATAAAAATCCGTGTTGATGAGCTTTTGGAGTTAATAGGATTAAAAGATAAATCTAAAAGCTATCCAAGTCAGCTAAGTGGCGGCCAAAAGCAAAGAGTTGCTATAGCTAGGGCTTTAGCGCTTAGCCCAAAAATATTATTAAGCGATGAAGCCACAAGTGCGCTAGATCCAAACACCACAAAGCAAATTTTAAGCCTACTTAAAGAGATAAATGAGCGCCTTGGCATCACAATCGTGCTAGTCACACACGAAATGGAGGTTGTAAAAAGCATAGCCAATAGAGCTATTTTACTCGAACAAGGCTTAATCACAAATTCAGGCTCAATTGTAGAGCTATTTTTAAATCCTAATAAAAATATGAAAAACTTCCTAGGCGAAGAGGAGATTTTGCCAAATACTGGCGTAAATATCAAAATCTTTTTCCCGCCAAATGTAGCAATGCATAGTATCATAACCAATATGGCTAGAGAGCTTGATATTGATTTTAACATAGTTTGGGGAAAATTAGAAAAGCTAGGTGGTAGCGTTCTTGGTAGCTTGGTTATCAATGTAGAACCAAAATATGAGCTTAAAGTAGAAGAATTCATCAAAAATTCAGGCGCTCCATATGAGATTATAAAGGGGGAGTAA
- a CDS encoding CZB domain-containing protein yields the protein MLFKTNGYNQIYTKNYEQMPDHTMCRLGKWCEDRGKAIFGNLPEFGQILEPHSMVHKYINSAISLAGKDFTNNASVIIKEFKTSEEYSLKLFDIFDAMILAKSRKQQ from the coding sequence ATGCTATTTAAAACAAATGGTTATAACCAAATTTACACTAAAAATTATGAGCAAATGCCAGATCATACAATGTGTCGCCTTGGCAAATGGTGTGAAGATCGTGGTAAGGCTATCTTTGGCAATCTTCCTGAATTTGGTCAAATTCTTGAACCACATAGTATGGTGCATAAATATATCAACTCCGCTATTAGTCTTGCGGGTAAAGACTTTACCAATAATGCTTCTGTAATTATCAAAGAATTTAAAACTTCTGAAGAGTATTCGCTAAAACTATTTGATATATTTGATGCGATGATATTGGCAAAATCTAGAAAACAACAATAA
- a CDS encoding pentapeptide repeat-containing protein: protein MEKKDLASIFGVETKNIIPSGGNDNIKYYDIDDRVDVKEIPDDFHLLFKNIIQISLNCGGKFENCSFKNKIFLKKILFLNPCEFKNCVFDNNYLSIISSSQFLGCSFENIDNFLEFASKNTFKECVYKSDLKLCGNEEKEYQKKIKISNFTFHNKVEFIGQTFKDEVRFDKVIFEDEVDFTHSIFNKNIVCYECEFKKQLNFENCKFIETADNSLSFKEVKFHDIITFKHSVFDAEVNFDNFTFNNKADFSKSTFEKKASFKHCTFNNFFDFSEIHFKDNVYFDDSDFNEFAAFHLCVFEKTASFYRTKFNVIPNFSPGDFKGILNINNATWGKNGNLEFEDVRSIVKEAYGKIKTEKELETIRNIKDSFRAIKNILIQKNDQLDAQKFHKAELYCKELELEEENKNFSTYIDSLLLRFYRNTSDHHTNFLKILNFTVFCIAVYAVCSFLFVNIYTATFFGETGFFGKNTSEGIFSWLYIGLIFLAIIILFSMLKDCEPITFFRYLCLFIIFALVAVFVNNYSPTIAKFLLLLFCIIAFSLLLIIKIEKGLQLFFFLYLCFCAIPVLLSIVYFILDIDKNYVFKITIPSIISTCFCLVIFFSYSLEEKYLRKRKYKNLILPVFKCFVWGIVAFVLYLQPQLINPFVGVFKSDEILSTNYFEKKLNDLNVSEIIKISNLLKNSTDLNLTGVHKEIIDLNTITNTEIINAKELIKQNLKEINITNNELNTTINNLKEVKDLQEYLVNGIKSSSLVYSIILLLCLYSLTKTARKNSIVPI from the coding sequence ATGGAAAAAAAAGATTTAGCTAGTATTTTTGGCGTAGAGACTAAAAATATTATACCAAGTGGAGGTAATGATAATATAAAATATTATGATATAGATGACAGAGTAGATGTTAAAGAAATACCTGATGATTTCCATCTTTTATTTAAAAATATTATACAAATTTCTCTAAATTGCGGCGGCAAGTTTGAAAACTGTTCTTTTAAAAATAAAATTTTTTTAAAAAAAATTTTATTTTTAAATCCTTGCGAGTTTAAAAATTGCGTATTTGATAATAATTATTTAAGCATAATATCTAGTTCTCAATTTTTGGGATGTAGCTTTGAAAATATAGATAATTTTTTAGAATTTGCTAGTAAAAACACTTTTAAAGAATGTGTTTATAAATCAGATTTAAAACTTTGTGGAAATGAAGAAAAAGAATATCAAAAAAAAATAAAAATATCAAATTTTACTTTTCATAATAAAGTGGAATTTATAGGACAGACATTTAAAGATGAAGTCCGCTTTGATAAAGTGATATTTGAAGATGAAGTAGATTTTACTCATTCTATATTTAACAAAAACATTGTTTGCTATGAATGTGAGTTTAAAAAACAGCTTAACTTTGAGAATTGTAAATTTATTGAAACCGCTGATAATAGTTTAAGTTTTAAAGAAGTAAAGTTTCATGATATTATAACTTTTAAACATTCTGTATTTGATGCAGAAGTTAATTTTGATAATTTTACTTTTAATAATAAAGCTGATTTTAGTAAATCCACTTTTGAAAAAAAAGCTTCTTTTAAACACTGTACGTTCAATAATTTTTTTGATTTTTCAGAGATACATTTTAAAGATAATGTTTATTTTGATGATAGCGATTTTAATGAATTTGCGGCTTTTCATCTTTGTGTGTTTGAAAAGACAGCATCTTTTTATAGGACAAAGTTTAATGTGATACCAAATTTTAGCCCAGGGGATTTTAAAGGAATTCTAAATATAAACAATGCTACTTGGGGAAAAAACGGCAACCTAGAATTTGAAGATGTAAGAAGTATAGTAAAAGAAGCTTATGGCAAAATTAAAACAGAAAAAGAATTAGAAACAATAAGAAATATAAAAGATTCTTTTCGTGCTATCAAAAATATTTTAATACAAAAAAACGATCAACTAGACGCACAGAAATTTCACAAAGCTGAGTTATATTGTAAGGAGTTAGAATTAGAAGAAGAAAATAAAAATTTTTCTACTTATATAGATAGTTTGCTTTTAAGATTTTATAGAAATACTAGCGACCACCATACGAATTTTTTAAAAATTTTGAATTTTACTGTGTTTTGCATAGCCGTTTATGCTGTTTGTAGTTTTCTTTTTGTGAATATATATACAGCTACATTTTTTGGGGAAACTGGATTTTTTGGCAAGAATACTAGTGAAGGTATTTTTTCTTGGCTATATATAGGTTTAATTTTCTTAGCAATTATAATTTTGTTTTCGATGCTTAAAGATTGTGAGCCAATAACATTTTTTAGATATTTATGTTTATTTATTATATTTGCTTTAGTGGCTGTATTTGTAAATAATTATTCTCCCACAATTGCTAAATTTTTATTATTATTATTTTGCATAATAGCATTTTCATTGTTATTAATAATAAAAATAGAGAAGGGATTGCAATTATTTTTTTTCTTGTACTTATGCTTTTGCGCAATTCCAGTATTATTATCAATTGTTTATTTTATCTTAGATATAGACAAAAATTATGTGTTTAAAATAACTATACCATCAATAATTTCTACTTGTTTTTGTTTAGTTATATTTTTTTCATATTCATTAGAAGAAAAATATCTGCGTAAAAGAAAATATAAAAATTTGATCTTACCGGTTTTTAAATGTTTTGTTTGGGGTATTGTCGCTTTTGTATTATATTTACAACCACAGCTGATAAATCCTTTTGTAGGTGTATTTAAAAGTGATGAGATACTATCGACAAACTACTTTGAGAAAAAACTAAATGATTTAAATGTTAGTGAGATTATAAAAATTTCAAATTTGTTAAAAAATAGCACAGATTTAAATCTTACAGGAGTACATAAAGAAATAATAGATTTAAACACTATAACAAATACAGAAATAATAAACGCAAAAGAACTAATAAAACAAAATCTAAAAGAAATAAATATTACCAATAATGAGCTAAATACCACAATAAATAATCTAAAAGAAGTAAAAGACCTTCAAGAGTATTTAGTAAATGGAATAAAATCAAGCTCGCTTGTGTATTCTATAATTTTACTTTTATGCCTTTACTCGCTAACAAAAACAGCTAGAAAAAACTCAATAGTCCCTATATAA
- the argJ gene encoding bifunctional glutamate N-acetyltransferase/amino-acid acetyltransferase ArgJ gives MFNLISLKNGLENVDGFFFGGVSTGLKANGDNDLGFIRSNEPFMVSAKFTSNKFQAAPIIHFKRYENGFKSNFLLLNSKNANAMTGKNGVDDIDEIFKTLNSKTPLINPIMSSTGVIGYRLNQEKIKSGFDKFDLNQRDSDAVARAIMTTDSFKKEIAFRVELDNNKSFNIAAICKGAGMINPAFATMLCFILTDANIPQSDMDELLNDTTKHSFDAVSVDGDTSTNDTLMLLSSGKSGVYDKEAFKFALDKITLEMALNLVKDGEGSTKVVAFKVKGAANCDEASKAAKALSNSLLVKTAIFGEDPNWGRIASTIGASGVECDPDRLVIHYNDILVYDINNPELDEIREQKAHNVMKQDSYQIICDLGIGEGEFTAYGCDLGHTYVKINADYRS, from the coding sequence ATGTTTAATCTAATTAGTCTTAAAAATGGCCTTGAAAATGTAGATGGATTTTTTTTTGGTGGTGTTAGCACTGGATTAAAAGCAAATGGCGATAATGATTTAGGATTTATAAGGTCAAATGAGCCATTTATGGTTTCAGCCAAATTCACATCAAACAAATTTCAAGCCGCACCGATAATCCACTTCAAACGCTATGAAAATGGCTTTAAATCAAATTTTTTACTCTTAAATTCAAAAAATGCTAACGCAATGACAGGCAAAAATGGAGTAGATGATATTGATGAAATTTTCAAAACTTTAAATTCCAAAACTCCATTAATCAATCCAATTATGAGCTCCACAGGCGTAATCGGCTATAGATTAAATCAAGAGAAGATAAAATCCGGATTTGATAAATTTGATCTAAATCAAAGGGATAGCGACGCAGTTGCTAGAGCGATTATGACTACTGATAGCTTTAAAAAAGAGATTGCTTTTAGAGTTGAATTAGATAACAATAAAAGCTTTAATATAGCTGCTATCTGTAAAGGTGCCGGTATGATAAATCCTGCATTTGCTACTATGCTTTGCTTTATTCTAACTGATGCTAATATCCCGCAAAGCGATATGGACGAGCTGCTAAATGATACTACAAAGCATAGCTTTGATGCTGTTAGCGTAGATGGTGATACTAGCACCAATGATACTTTAATGCTGCTTAGTTCAGGCAAAAGCGGAGTCTATGATAAAGAAGCGTTTAAATTCGCACTTGATAAGATCACCCTAGAAATGGCTCTAAATTTAGTCAAAGATGGCGAAGGTAGCACTAAGGTTGTAGCATTTAAGGTTAAAGGTGCAGCTAATTGCGATGAGGCTAGCAAAGCAGCCAAAGCCCTTTCAAATTCACTTCTAGTTAAAACGGCGATTTTTGGCGAAGATCCAAACTGGGGTAGAATCGCCTCTACAATCGGTGCTAGCGGAGTTGAGTGCGATCCAGATAGGCTAGTTATACATTATAATGATATCTTGGTTTATGATATCAATAATCCTGAGCTTGATGAGATTAGAGAGCAAAAAGCTCATAATGTAATGAAACAAGATAGCTATCAAATAATATGCGATTTAGGTATAGGCGAAGGCGAATTCACCGCTTATGGATGCGATTTAGGGCATACATATGTCAAAATCAACGCCGATTATAGATCGTAA
- a CDS encoding YdcH family protein, with the protein MLHEYRDLITELKGKNAHFDAVFNKHNELDQQILDVEEGREHMDQFELETLKKEKLRLKDEAYHILMEYKNSKANA; encoded by the coding sequence ATGCTACACGAATATAGAGATTTAATCACAGAATTAAAAGGTAAAAATGCCCACTTTGATGCTGTTTTTAACAAACATAATGAGCTAGACCAACAAATTCTAGATGTAGAAGAGGGTCGTGAGCATATGGATCAATTTGAGTTAGAAACTCTAAAAAAAGAGAAATTAAGACTCAAAGATGAAGCTTATCATATCTTGATGGAATATAAAAATTCAAAAGCAAACGCATAG
- a CDS encoding MetQ/NlpA family ABC transporter substrate-binding protein: protein MKKLLAISLVATSLISSVFAQTLKVGATPIPHAEILEFIAPELKKSGIELDIKVFNDYVIPNIAVEDGDLDANFFQHIPYLNEFNKNKGTHLVKTVGVHLEPMGVYSKKIKSLNELKNGAIVSIPNDPTNESRALDVLASAKLIELDTNTQLRTPLDITKNPKNLKFKEIEAATLPRTLDDVDIAVINTNFAMNANLNPTKDAIVIESKDSPYVNILVVKDGNQNRDEIKALNKALQSQAVKDFIANKYKGSIVPAF from the coding sequence ATGAAAAAACTACTCGCTATAAGCTTAGTTGCGACAAGCCTTATAAGCTCTGTATTTGCTCAGACTTTAAAAGTTGGCGCTACCCCGATTCCACACGCTGAGATACTTGAATTTATCGCTCCAGAACTTAAAAAATCCGGCATAGAGCTAGATATCAAAGTATTTAATGACTATGTAATACCTAATATCGCAGTTGAAGATGGCGATTTAGATGCTAATTTCTTCCAACATATCCCATATTTAAATGAATTTAATAAAAATAAAGGCACTCATCTAGTTAAAACTGTTGGTGTTCATTTAGAGCCAATGGGTGTTTATAGCAAAAAGATAAAATCTCTAAACGAGCTAAAAAATGGTGCTATTGTAAGCATCCCAAATGACCCTACAAATGAGAGCCGTGCTTTGGATGTTTTGGCTTCTGCTAAATTAATTGAGCTAGATACAAATACACAATTACGCACTCCATTAGATATAACCAAAAATCCTAAAAATCTTAAATTCAAAGAGATTGAAGCCGCTACCTTACCACGCACTTTAGATGATGTAGATATCGCCGTGATAAATACAAATTTCGCTATGAATGCCAACCTAAACCCTACAAAAGATGCGATAGTTATAGAGTCTAAAGATAGCCCATATGTCAATATCTTAGTTGTAAAAGATGGTAACCAAAATAGAGATGAGATAAAAGCACTCAATAAAGCTCTTCAAAGCCAAGCTGTTAAGGATTTTATAGCTAATAAATATAAAGGCTCTATAGTCCCAGCTTTTTAA
- the thiD gene encoding bifunctional hydroxymethylpyrimidine kinase/phosphomethylpyrimidine kinase translates to MKKVLSIAGSDPSGGAGIQADIKTITAHKLYAMAVIVSLTAQNTREVSGILGCSSEFVKAQLDAVLSDITPDSIKLGMLLNADIMRSVAKSLKEYDCKNIVLDPVMVATSGARLMDESAVNLYIEELIGMAQIVTPNLPEASILSGIEIKNIDDMRLAAMKIKGYGCDSVLIKGGHAIGDATDLLYKDGKFSEFKADRIDTKNTHGTGCTLSSAIACNIANGLSIEESVKNAKDYVTNALKSNLSIGHGNGPIDHCWNL, encoded by the coding sequence ATGAAAAAAGTCCTATCTATAGCCGGTTCAGACCCATCGGGTGGAGCTGGAATTCAAGCCGATATTAAAACCATAACCGCTCATAAGCTCTATGCCATGGCTGTTATCGTCTCATTGACAGCGCAAAATACTAGAGAAGTTAGCGGAATTTTGGGTTGTTCTAGTGAATTTGTCAAAGCGCAATTAGATGCAGTTTTGAGTGATATTACGCCAGATTCAATTAAGCTAGGAATGCTCTTAAATGCTGATATTATGCGTTCAGTGGCAAAATCTTTAAAAGAGTATGATTGTAAAAATATAGTTTTGGATCCTGTGATGGTAGCGACAAGTGGGGCTAGATTGATGGATGAGAGTGCTGTAAATCTTTATATAGAGGAGCTTATCGGTATGGCTCAAATCGTAACACCAAATTTGCCTGAAGCTAGCATATTAAGCGGTATTGAGATAAAAAATATAGATGATATGCGTTTAGCGGCGATGAAAATTAAGGGTTATGGTTGTGATAGCGTTCTTATAAAGGGTGGTCATGCTATTGGCGATGCGACTGATTTGCTATATAAAGATGGTAAATTTAGTGAATTTAAAGCTGATAGAATAGATACGAAAAATACTCATGGCACCGGATGTACGCTCTCATCGGCTATTGCGTGTAATATCGCAAATGGACTTAGCATAGAAGAGTCTGTGAAAAATGCAAAAGATTATGTAACAAACGCTCTAAAAAGCAATCTATCTATCGGACATGGAAATGGGCCGATAGATCATTGCTGGAATTTGTAA
- a CDS encoding methionine ABC transporter permease, translated as MISKLLFEATIDTLYMAFVSTLLAFIIGLGLAIILVITSKNGLKPNRAIYNTLDIAVNTLRSFPFIILIIVLFPLTKFIVGTSIGTTAAIVPLTIGSAPFIARLIENAMNEVDSSIIEAALSYGATKTQIIFKVIFIEALPSIINAITLTLIVVIGFTAMAGAVGGGGLGDVAMRYGFQRFRPDIMAYTVIILIVMVQIIQSSGNFLYKITKK; from the coding sequence ATGATATCAAAATTGCTTTTTGAAGCCACGATTGATACCTTATATATGGCTTTTGTATCTACGCTTTTGGCTTTTATTATAGGTCTTGGACTGGCTATAATCTTAGTTATAACCTCTAAAAACGGCTTAAAACCAAATAGAGCTATTTATAATACTCTAGATATCGCAGTCAATACACTTAGAAGCTTTCCATTTATAATTCTTATAATTGTCTTGTTTCCATTAACTAAATTTATAGTTGGTACCAGTATTGGCACGACAGCAGCCATAGTCCCGCTCACTATCGGTTCAGCACCATTTATCGCTAGATTAATCGAAAATGCGATGAATGAAGTAGATAGTAGCATTATAGAAGCAGCATTAAGTTATGGAGCCACCAAAACACAGATAATATTTAAGGTTATATTTATAGAAGCGTTGCCAAGCATTATAAATGCTATCACACTTACACTTATAGTTGTGATCGGATTTACCGCTATGGCCGGTGCCGTTGGTGGTGGTGGCCTTGGTGATGTAGCTATGAGATATGGATTTCAAAGATTTCGCCCAGATATTATGGCATATACGGTAATTATCTTGATAGTAATGGTTCAAATAATCCAAAGTAGCGGAAATTTTTTATATAAAATAACAAAAAAGTAA